The genomic stretch ATTGACGCGCCCGCCGAAATGGTGCTGGGCGCGCCCGTCACCGGCTCCACCGGCTCGCTGCCGCACAAGCGGGTCATCCTGCCCTGGAGCGCCCTGTGGCTGAGCCAGGGGAAACCCGCGGTCTGGGTGGTTGGCACGGATGGCAGCGTCGCGCTGACCCCGGTCGAGGTCGCCGAATACGCCACCGGCACCGTCGTCATCGCCGGCGGGTTGAGCGGTGGCCAGGTGGTCGTTACCGAGGGCGGCAAGCTCCTCACCCCGGGCGAACACGTCAAGACGGTGGAGGGGGGCGCACCATGAGCCCGATCCGGCGGCTCGCCGTCATCCCTCTGCTGTTGACCCTGGCGGCCTGCCAGCCGGCGGCCGAGGCGCCCGAACAGGCTCCCCGCCGGTTGCTGTCGATGGTGATCGAGCCGGCAACCACGGCCGAGGCGAGTTTCGTCGGCGTCGTCTCGCCGCGCATTTCGGTGACCCAGGCCTTCCGGGTCGGCGGCACGCTGGTCAGCCGCAGCGTGGGATTGGGAGATCAGGTCCGCGCCGGCGCGCCGCTCGCCGATCTCGACGCCACCACGCTGGACCTCGCAGTGGAAACCGCCCGAGCAAACCTCCAGGCCGCCGAAGCGCAATATGCCAATGCCGCGGGATCCGAAGGCCGGCTCCGCGCCCTGACCGAAAGCGACGTGACGACCGTCGCCAACCTGCAGCAGGCCGAGCAGCAGAGCGCCGCGGCGCTCGCCAACGTGGTGCAGGCCCGCTCCCGCCTCGCCCAGGCCACCGAGCAGCGCTCCTATGCCAGCCTCGTTGCTCCGTTCGACGGCGTCGTGACCACCGTCGGGGCCGAGCCGGGCGCCGTGGTGGCGGCGGGCCAGACCGTGCTGACCGTCGCCCGCACCGACACCCGTGACGTGGTCATCGACGTGCCCGAGAGTTTCGTGCAGAACCTCGAGCTCGGCACCGTCTTTCGGGTGGCGCCGCAGCTCAGCCCCGCAACGATGGTCGATGGCAAGCTGCGCGAGATCGCCCCGGAAGCCGACCCGGTCACCCGCAGCTGGCGCCTGAAGATCGGCATCGACGATCCGCCGCCGCAGTTCTGGCTGGGCACCACGGCAACCGCCAGCCTCGCCGCCGCCGCGGCCGACACGGTGATCCGCGTCCCCGAGACGGCGATCAGGCGCACGGACGCGGCAACCTTGGTATGGGTGGTCGACCCGGCGCAGAGCGTCGTCAAGGCCAGGCCGGTCGAGCTCGGAGCCGCGGCGGATGGCCAGGTCGAAGTGCGCTCCGGTCTTGCCGCCGGCGAGCGCATCGCCATCGCCGGCGTCAACAGCCTCAGCGAGGGGCAACGCGTGGCCGAAGAGGGAAAGCTGCCGTGAAGCCGTTCAACCTCTCGGACTGGGCGCTCGAGCACCGCTCGCTGATCTGGTACTTCATGCTGGTCGCGCTGGTGGCCGGCGTCTTCTCCTACCTGCATCTGGGGCGCGAGGAGGATCCGGCCTTCACCATCCGCACCATGGTGATCGCCGCGCAATGGCCGGGCGCCAAGGCTGAAGACGTGGCGGTGCAGGTCACCGAGCGTATCGAGCGCGAACTGCAGGATCTCGAGTCGCTGGACTATACCCGCTCGGTCACCACGGCGGGCAAGACCACGGTGTTCGTCTCGCTGCGCAACGAGACCCCGGCAGCGACCGTGCGCTCGGTCTGGCTGCAGGTGCGCGCCATGATCGGCGA from Devosia sp. A16 encodes the following:
- a CDS encoding efflux RND transporter periplasmic adaptor subunit; amino-acid sequence: MSPIRRLAVIPLLLTLAACQPAAEAPEQAPRRLLSMVIEPATTAEASFVGVVSPRISVTQAFRVGGTLVSRSVGLGDQVRAGAPLADLDATTLDLAVETARANLQAAEAQYANAAGSEGRLRALTESDVTTVANLQQAEQQSAAALANVVQARSRLAQATEQRSYASLVAPFDGVVTTVGAEPGAVVAAGQTVLTVARTDTRDVVIDVPESFVQNLELGTVFRVAPQLSPATMVDGKLREIAPEADPVTRSWRLKIGIDDPPPQFWLGTTATASLAAAAADTVIRVPETAIRRTDAATLVWVVDPAQSVVKARPVELGAAADGQVEVRSGLAAGERIAIAGVNSLSEGQRVAEEGKLP